The genomic DNA CCTTCCTGGAGCAGGTGGCGTTGATCTCCGATACCGATGCGTGGGAAGAATCGAGCGATCGCGTGACGCTGATGACGCTGCACGCCGCCAAGGGGCTCGAATTCCCTTGCGTCTATATCATCGGCGTCGAGGATCAAGTGCTGCCGCACCATCGCAGCCACGATGATCCGATGCAGTTTGAAGAGGAGCGGCGGTTGCTGTTCGTGGGGATCACGCGAGCTGAACAGACGCTGCAGTTGAGCATGGCCAAGCTGCGATCGGCCCGCGGTAGCATGCGTCCCGCCGCGGCCAGCCCATTCCTGCTGGAACTGCCTCGTGAAGAGATGCAGGTGATCGACGCCCATCAACCGACGCAATACGGCGACGACAACGATTTCGATGTCGACGTCGAATATCCCGAGGCATGGGATATGCACGCTGATCACGACGACGATCTGAATCAATTGCCGCCCGAAGAACGGACGCCCGAAACCACCTCCACCCCGCGAACCGCTCCGATCGCGTCGGTCACGACCGCCGCCCAAATGCTCGAACAGCAGATGGCCAACACGATCGATCCCGAGATCTATACGGTAGGGATGATCGTCAGCCATCCCGAATACGGCAGCGGCCGGATCCAGAGTCTGTCGGGTTCGGGAGGCAAGCGGACGGCAACTGTCAACTTCTTTGTCGACAGCATCGAACGCCGCTTCCGACTCTCCCACGCCCAACTGACGCCCGAAAGCGAAGATTAGGGGGTTGTCAAACTTTCATTTTAGGACTGACGGTAGTGGACGAGGTCACGAGTCCCCATTCACGAGTCCCCATGATCTCTGGCGCGAAAGGACTCGTGAACTCGTCCACTAACCCTGAATTCAAAAGGACCTCGTGACCTCCTGTCGATTACCCACAAGTCATTGGTCTGGTCCGAAGGCTTGCCAGCAGAGGGCGAAGTCGAGCATTCGCCGCGTGCCTCGCCAGATTACTTCGGCTCCCGGCGGACCGTCGCCTTGGCGGTGATTGTAGCCGCCAAGGGTCGCAAGGACCGGGATGAATTGTGACAGCTCAGGAGCTTGCTTTGGGGGAGCCGTCTTTTCCACCACTTTCCAGACCGACTTCCATTCCGCTTCGCTGAAGACGACATCACAGGGAAGCTCTGGACACTCGCGGCCTAAGAAGGTCACAAACATGATCCGCCATGCGATCACTTTGTAAAACATCAACGCGCGGATCAGTCGGTCTCTCGCTTCGAGTTGAATCTCTTCGACCCGGCAGCCAGTTTTGAAAACTCGAAAGAATACTTCGATTGGCCAACGAGCCACATACAAATCCACAATCCGCAGCGTCTGGGCAATCGTGTCGACCGGCAGAGAACTCAGTAACAGCCAGTCGACTTCGGTTCCGTCGCCTGGGCCATCGATCTCGCGCACCCAAACGACACTGATCTCGACCGGCGGCATCGAAGACTGCTTGTTGTGTGGCGCACGAAGAGTCATCCGCTTCGCTCGAATTTCTAACTTCGCAGTGCGTGCTTCACGGCCGGGGTGTTGTTTGTTTCCTGATCCTTTGGTTCGCTTGGGCGTTTGGGGAAGCTGGACTTCGCGGTAAGCGACCGGCTGGGCGGATGCGATTTCGGCACGCATTTTCTTATAAGCCGCAGGCCCGCCATCGGGGTCTTTCTCCGGCAACGAGCGTTTTCGCTGCGAGCGAATGACGAACTGAGCCGGTGTTTCATGCTGATCGGCTTCGACGAAAATGTCGTAGATGTCTCCTTCGCGATCGGCCAGCGAAACGATCTGAGTTTCAGGACATTTTCCGGCGATCTCGCAGGCCTTGCGATAACCATCGAGCCATCGTTGCCCTTCGCCGGTGTGTAGGGGTTGGCCTTCTCGCTTCTTGCTGGTGCCGAGCGATTCTTTGTCGCGATCGTAGAACTTAACACCGACCACCCCGAGACAAAGTTTCTCCGGCGTGAAGGCGATGTGGGAATGATCGTAAAGTCCACGGCGGCCTAAGCGATCGAGATTGCGGACGCCTTCGGGCGGATGCGCGGTGTAGTCCAGTTCGGTGGTATCTTGTGCGATGCAAACGGTGTCTTGGGCTTTGATTCGTTGGAGTGTCTTTTCAGCGTGAGCCCCGAGAATGGCTTCTGGATCGACGTTGGGGTTATCGAATAGACGGTAGGCGGCTTTGGTTTCGTCCCAGCCACTGCAAGCTTCGTTGATACTGGCCGAAGGGTTGGCCGCCAGCGAGGCGAGCAACGCTTCGGCTCGATCGTTGAGACGTTTGTCTCCAAGTTGAATATCTTGAAATTCGTATGCGATACTGGTCGGTTGCATGCTTTCACCTTAAGATTTCATTGTGCAAAATGAAATACTACAAGCGCAAATACCGTGCCAAAACGAGCTGTTTTTGCGGCGACTTGTGGGTAATCAACAGCTCGTGACCTCGTCCACTACCCTGAATTCAAATGTGGATGAAGCACTAGCAGTGGTTCGACTGGCCGAGCGTCGTTTGCCAGCGAAGCTCTTTAGGGAAGACGACTGAAGACAATCGGCCGCAATTCGCTACTTCCCCCAGTCTCTGGACGCTAGCAGTCGCTGCGGCGGTTGGTTTCGGCGTTTTCATCAAACAACCCAGCCGAAGGGTAAGGTTGACCGCATCGATTACCGATAGAACCGATGTCGATCGTTGCTCGCGCTCCTGCCTTCCTCGCCTGAGAGAATGTCTTGATGAAAGTTCTCGTTTGCCCTCAACTTTTGCTGATGTCGATGCTGATGGCTGCCCCAGTGTTTGCACAAGTGGTGCCGGGCACCGGAACGAAGATCGATTACGTTGGCGACGATTTCGAGGAACCGGGTTGGGAATTTGTCCACAACATGCCCAAGGGTTCGCACGAAAACAACGAGCGCCGCAACGGGCCGTCGGGTTATTCGAAGAACCGCCGCTTTATTGAAGGGCCCGAGCGCGGCCAGCCCGATCACATGCAGATCATCCCGACTCCGGCCGGCGGTCTGCCGCACAGCAAGAACGCGCTGTGGGTTTCGACGTTGCACAGCGGCATCCCCGGGCAAAACACCCGGACCGTCGAACAGGATGATTTGATCGTCAGTTGTCCCTCGCGATTGGGAACCAGTTTCCGACCTTCGGAATCGCCCAACTGCATGGTGCGGATCTATTTCCCCGAAGCCGATCGTTGGGAAAAGCGAAACGGGCCGCACTTCGGATTCCGTTTGGGATGTTCGACCACCGCCGAACAGGAGCGTGAAGGCTTTCTGGCCTTTGGAACCGAGATGGGCCCCGAACCGTATTGGCCTGGAATCTGGGTTCACTATCGCCACACCGCCGACCAACGCGGCCCCGCCGGTTCGGCTTATCTGGCAGTTCGCGGCGACAACCGCGGCCGCGACTTCCGCGTTGCCGAGATGGAGCAGTTCGGTTGGTGGACGTTTGGAATCAGCGTCACTCCCGACGGCCGCATCCACTACTACGCCAGCCCCGGCGTCGATCCACTGACGCCACAAGATCTGCTGACCAGCCAAACGCCTTACGGCTTTAACGCCGAACGCGTTTCATCGTTCTTCTTCAACTTCTGCAACGTGAACGATGGCCGCACCTGGTCGACCCCGGTCGTGATCGACGATCCCGAGATGTACCTGGTCAACGCGTCGCGTGTGATGCAGTTCGTGCAACGCAAAGAAGCTGCCGAGGCGAAACGACAAGCCTACGCCAAACGCCGCGCCGAGATGATGGCCGAGCGCAACGCCCGCTCGCAAAACAACAGCCGATCGAGCCGTTAATAGCTTCGATACGCTTCGCCCGCAGTCGATACGCCTCTTCTCCAGTCGCGAAGCGACGGCATGCAATAGCCTGGGACGCAAGTCCCAGGACCCCAGGACCAAGCGACCAAACCATGCCGCCCGAGTCGCGAAGCGACGTCATGCAAAAGCCTGGGACGCAAGTCCCAGGGCCCAGGACCAAGCGTCCAAACCACACCGCCAGTCGCGAAGCGACGGCATGCGGGTGCAAGCTCATGTCGTCGCTTCGCGACTGGCGCCCTCGTTGCCTGCGATTCCTGGGACTTGCGTCCCAGGCTTGCGCATTCCATGGCTTCGCCACTCAATGCAAATTGGCCGTCCCTATCCATGCCGCCCCAGTCGCGAAGCGACGGCATGTAATAGCCTGGGACGCAAGTCCCAGGGCCCCAGGACCAAGCAACCAAACCACACCGCCAGTCGCGAAGCGACGGCATGCGGGTGCAAGCTCATGTCGTCGCTTCGCGACTGGCGCCTTCGTTGCCTGCGATTCCTGGGACTTGCGTCCCAGGCTTGCGCATTCCATGGCTTCGCCACTCAATGCAAAACCACTGTGTCAAATTAACGTGACGTCACGATCAACTTGCCCTGCAGCGCGTCGGCTTGTTTGTCGCGGCCGGCGGCTCGCAGCGCTGGGATCAACTGTTCGCCGTTTTGCGGATCGATGCGGTTCAGGTTTAACATCCGGTCGATGTGCTGCTGAGCTTTCTCAAAATCGTCGGCTTCGATCGCCGCGGCGGCTCGCATTCGATGGATTCGGTGCAGCGATGCTAGATCGGAGAGCGGGATCTCTTTGGTCCAACCGCCAGCGAATTGCAGCATCGTCGTCTGCTGTAGATCCGCGACCGTGGCGGGATCGGTTTCCAGATCGGCTCGCCGTTGGCAGGACTTGTACCACGTGAAGCTGCCGATCGGCGAAACCGCCTGCAACAATCGAGCCTCTTTGGCTGCCAACGGTTGAGCTCCCAGTTCGCGCAAGCGATGCGTGAGCGCGTTGCGGATGCGAAAGTTGACAGCCATCATCGATGCGGTTTGCATCTGTTTGGCTCCCGCCTCGCGATCGCCGCTGCGAGCGAGCGCGTCGGCAGCAAGATAGCGGAATTCGAGCTGCAGGACGTCGTTCTCCCAAGCCTGTTGAAACGCTTCGGCCGCTTCAGCCCACTTGCCCAGCCGCCGGTAGATGATCCCGGCCTGCGCCGCGGGCAACTCGGTTTCGCGTTGCTGCTGCATCAAATCGAACGCCTGCTGCGTCTGATCGAACCGCAGCATCGCCCCAACAAAAGCGGACAACTGCTCCGCCGTCAGCGGCGTCTTCTCCAATTCCTTCAGCTCCGCTGCTAGGTATTCTTCCGGCGACGTCGTTTGACCATCGATCTCAACAGTTCCTTCGCCAGCGAGCATTGCATCGACGTTCTTCACTCGCTGCATCAATTGGTCGTCGGAATCGCCGGGCGACTTCCCTGCGAAGTGACTCCACCAACCATCGAATTCGGTGACGAGATCGCCGATCGCTGGCTGGAGAATCCGCGGTGTGTTCAGGTAGCCCATCCGCTCCAGCACACGTCGAGAGGGCGTGATGCGTTGTCCCATGTGCCCGATGATATTCATTCCGGTGGGGCGGCCGATTAGCTTCAGTTCGTCGAGCAATGGTGCAACCGCTAGCGGCATTCGCCCGCTGTCCCGCAGGATACGAAACAGTTCCTTCTGGTGCAGGAGATTGCTGCGGCGCGGATCTTTCTGCTGCGAGTGAATCTGTTCCGACAACGCCGCGTAAAGAGTATGGGCTTGCTCGGCCGCTTCCCGCTGATCCAAGATCCAACCGACCTTTGCAACGATCTGAACCGCGTCCAATGGGATCGTTTGCTGCATGTCGACATTCAACCGCTCGGCAACCCATGCGGCCGGATCGTCCGACTTCCAAGCGACAGCTTGTAGTGCGGCGTCGTAATCGCCTCGAGCCCGCAGCAGTTCGAAGTGCGTTTGCGGCGCATGCGTCTTGGCGATCTCCAACGCGCGATCGATCCGATCGTTGACCAACAGACAATTCATTAGCGCGATCTGTGCTGCGGGAGTTGCGATCTTGTCCGCCAACCGCTCCGCGCGGTCTAGCGTCTCGTCGGTGTCGGCATCACGTTTCGCTTGACGTTGGTAGCTGGCCAAACCGCACAGCACGCTCAACCTCAGCATGTCGTCGTCGTTTTCCGTCTCGATCAGCTCGTCGAGGATCTGTTTTTGCTGGTCGGCGGCGCGGTCCCAACGCCCTGCGCCGGCGTCGATCCAAGTCGCCAGCGGGAGGTTGTTTTGCTCCCGGGCCCACTGGGCCGCTTCTTCGGGTTGCCCGTTGGCTCGCAACAGAAACGGCAGCAGAGGCGAATCCTTGTGCTCGGCAATCTGCTCAGACAAGACGCCTCGCTGCAACCAGAACGCAGCCAAGTTGCTCTTTCCAATCTCGCTGTCTGTGTTTTCCTGCAACAACCGCTCCGCCTCGTCGAATTCGCCATGAGCGATCTTGTGAGCGACCGCGCCGGCATCGGAGTAGATTAGTTCGTGTCGATACGATGCAGGATTGGGCAGTTGATCGATCAGCTGAAGCAGCGGTTCGTATTGACCACGCTGCAGCAAGTGCCATCGCGCCTTGGGGTCGGGAACGAGCCGCTGCAAAAACATGTGGCGATCGGCTTGCGGTGCCGATTCCCAAATCTCGAACACAAGCTCCACGACGCGTTTCGATCGCAGCAGCTCTTCAGGGCGGAGGCTGGCGAGCCGAAGGCACGATCGTTTCAGTTGGTCTGAAAGCGAGCCGAAAAGTTTTTCGACGGTTGCTGGCGGCGTGTTGTCGATCCAGACGCTCAGCCGCCCCGGTCCGAACACCAGCCTGCTGAGCAGCATGTGGCGTTGCGATGACGACAGTTTTTCGAGGATCGGCAACAGCATCTGCAATCCGCCATGGCGAGCTATGCACTCGACAGCCTCGTCGATGTGCGCCATGTCGTTGAGCAGCCGGTACTGCAGATAAGGCGTCTCGACCTCGGCAAGCGTTTCAAGCAATTCGGCCCCTCGTTTTTGGCGTTCCAACGTCGCGACGCAGACTGGTTGCACGAGAAAGCCGAACATCGCTGCGGGGACGCCGCCGCGCGATCTCATCGACGGCGACTGGCCGGTCGCCTTGACCCAATCGGTAAGTGTGTCGAAGTAATTCTCTTCGATCGCCAGAGCCAGCAGATGTTGCTGCTTCAGCACGTTTCGCAGCGCGGCGTCTCGCTGCGAATCCCCCTTCATTGAAAAGAACTCCTTCAACCAGGGGCGAATCTGTGTTGCCCGGTCCAGTCGCTCGGTCATCGCGGGGGACTGCAACAACACCGTCCGCAACGCGTCTTGCTGCGGCGACCGATCGCATGCTTCGACAAGTCGCTTTAACAACTTGGCTTGCTGTAACGCCTCAACCGTCTCGGGCTTCTTCGTCAGTGCTGCCACGGTTCGTTGTGGCAACGCTTTGTCCGCAATGATGTCAGCCAACAGATCGGTCCGGCCCGCCTGGATGATCGCAGATGGATCGATGGCAACGATCAACCGGTTGCTCCATAGCGTCGCGACACTGGCGTCGGTTTGTTGATCGATCCAGCGAGCGATCTGTTTGGCATGCGCGGTGTGCTCCTCGGGATAACCGCTCAGCCGCGCCGTGGCCAGCAGACCGATCGCTTCGCGGCGGATCGGGGTGTCGGCCAGCTGATCGATCTGGCCGTGCAGAGTCTGCAGTTTGCCGTCCCACGGTGGCGTCGAATCGGCCACCGATCGGTCGTACGCCGTCACCAGCAGGTAACTTTCTAAAAGAGGTTGCATCTCCGCGCTGGCTTCGGTTTGGATCAAATCCCACAGCGGTTCAAATTGGTCTTTTTGAATCAGTCGCGAGATCGAATACCGCTGCACCATCATCCTCTTGAGGATCGCCGATTTATCGGTCGGGTTGGTTTGCGATTTGACGACGCCGTACAGGAGGTCGATCTGGTTGGTTTCGAGCAGATTGTTCAGCAGGGCGGTCGATGAGAAGAGACTCTGCGCCCGCCGGTCGATCGGCAGATTCCGACGTTCCTTGGTGATCGCAGCGATCAGGTCGGGCAACCGCATCGCCTCGGCGAACGCCTTTACCGAATTGGTGTTGGCGACCAGAGTCCGGCTGGCCGGTTCGCTAAGTCCTTCGCCTCGCAAGGCGACCTCAAACGTGTCGATCAGCCGACCCTGTTTGATGGCCGCACGCATTAAACGGTAATCGGACAGTATTTGGTTGGCGAAAGCTGTGGCGATCGCTGGCGGGAGATCCGAATGCACAAGTTCCGGGATCCTCTCCAACTTGTTTTGTTTCTCGTGCATGCTGATTACGAGCGAGCTGAACAGTCGCTGTGCAAACCGATCCAGTGCTTCCGTCGGCCAGTCTTCCTGCGGGATCGCCAGCAAACGTCCCAGCTGGTCGTGTTGAATCAAGTGGGTGAGCACATGCGAATTGTTCATCAATCGCGACACCGCACTGATCTGTTGCTGCGTCGGTGGAGCATTCAGCAGTTCCAGCAACGGATCTAGTTGATCCGAATCCAACACCTGCTGCATCGCCGCTTGGTTGGCCGCGATCGCTTCGAACACTTGCAGCTTGTGGTTCGGTTCCTGTTGCTTGCCGATCGCGATCAATTGCGCAACACCTTCCGGCTTGGCGATCTCCGATTGGGCTTCGCGCGATTGCAACATTCGCGACATCAACGCGGCGCTCTGTTTGGGATCGAGGCGACAGAACTGAGCTGTCAGCGTTGCCAGATGTCCCGCATCCAAGATCGCCTGACGAAAGGGTTGATCGGTCAAAATCAACGTAGCAAACGTTGCCAGCGTTTTTTCGTCGACCATCGGCAACCGATCGACGAGGGCTTGCAAATCATGTGGTTCGCGAACCACAGACGACAACGCCCGCGATTGGAGAACCGCTTCGATCGATGCATCGCGCTGATCGTCGGGCGTTTCATGCAGCAGTCGCGAAACGAGTTGCCGCGCCATCGCCGGTTCCAGTCGCAAGCGGCCGAGTGCCTCCAGATAGCTGGGCCGAGCCTCCGCTGGCAATCGATCGACGGTCTTCCACAGCAGCGTCATTCGCTTTGCCGGATCGCGCTGCCACGTCGCCATCTTGCTCACCAATTGCCCCAACACGCGAGTGCGGTGTGGTTCGGGGACGTCGCAGTGGATCGCGACCAATTTATCGATCAGGTCAGCGTTGCTAAGGAATCGCATCAGATCGACGTTGTGGACCAAGACAGGCAGCACGTTGGGCAACAGGTTCTTGTCCATCGTGCCGATCATTTCCAGCAGGCTTTCCGCCGCGGCGCGATCTTTGATCAGCTCCATCAAATTGGGGATTCGCACCATCCGTAGGATCGCATCGTGCTGCAGCGCCCGATCCTCCGACGCTTCGATTCGACGCCACAGATCTTTCACCATCGGCATCGCATCGGCAGCC from Rosistilla oblonga includes the following:
- a CDS encoding IS4 family transposase, whose translation is MQPTSIAYEFQDIQLGDKRLNDRAEALLASLAANPSASINEACSGWDETKAAYRLFDNPNVDPEAILGAHAEKTLQRIKAQDTVCIAQDTTELDYTAHPPEGVRNLDRLGRRGLYDHSHIAFTPEKLCLGVVGVKFYDRDKESLGTSKKREGQPLHTGEGQRWLDGYRKACEIAGKCPETQIVSLADREGDIYDIFVEADQHETPAQFVIRSQRKRSLPEKDPDGGPAAYKKMRAEIASAQPVAYREVQLPQTPKRTKGSGNKQHPGREARTAKLEIRAKRMTLRAPHNKQSSMPPVEISVVWVREIDGPGDGTEVDWLLLSSLPVDTIAQTLRIVDLYVARWPIEVFFRVFKTGCRVEEIQLEARDRLIRALMFYKVIAWRIMFVTFLGRECPELPCDVVFSEAEWKSVWKVVEKTAPPKQAPELSQFIPVLATLGGYNHRQGDGPPGAEVIWRGTRRMLDFALCWQAFGPDQ